A region of the Epinephelus fuscoguttatus linkage group LG13, E.fuscoguttatus.final_Chr_v1 genome:
GTACATTTCTTTCGAGGAGCGCCAGTGGCACAACGACTGCTTCAACTGTAAGAAGTGCTCCGTGTCCCTGGTTGGCCGTGGCTTCCTCACCGAACGTGATGACATCCTGTGCCCAGAGTGTGGCAAGGACATCTAATTCAGTCCGAGGGACGACGGATACACCAGATTGGAAGACGGCGTCATGATACAGGAATGACAAAGACACAATAAATACTATCGAAGCACAGAGCATAGCATCCATAGCATCTTTACAGCCTAGCATTACTACGATTGTACATTGTTGTACACCATGAATTACAAACTACTAACAGTGTTATGTGAATTTAGAAAGTTTAAGTTAAATGCTCACTCTGAGAAAAAGTTATCACtaataaaataactgttaatGTAAAGATCTTTGCTTATGAAACAGCGACATGTTTGCAGATACACTGTATGAAGCATTATGAAATAAATCTACAATATTAATGTAGACGATCTGCTTTGAAGTGCAATAATAATTACTGCTTTGTGCATGGACTAGCTTGATGCAATAATCAGTAGAAGGTTTGTGAATGAGTTCTGCTATTaccaattaaataaataaaaaatatgacttTGCTCTGATGATTGCTAACTGTGcttgtgaatgaaatcactttattcatacaaaaacaaaacataaaaaatgtttatattgGCAACTTTTGAGTAGAAAAGTACACACAAACTTAATACAAAAGCTACTGCAGATTGGTGGATCAAAGACTTCTTGAGATTAATTAAGATTTCCAGTAGTTTAGGAGCCCATTAAGTACCAGATATGGTTCACAAAGCTGCCAACTTTACTACTGTTATCAAAATCAACAAAACTGATTCATTggggcattggtggcttagtggtagagcaggcgccccatgtacaaggctgttgtcacagcggcccgggttcgaatccagcctgtggccctttgctgcatgtcatccccctttcacgcttgactatcctatctataaaggcaaaatgcccaaaaaaatatctttaaaaaaaaaaactgattcgTTGTATTCAgacaatttatttaaaaaactgtaGGTACAAACATGATACTGGATTTCACAATGGATTCAAAACGCTTTGTGAATCttgttcctgtgtgtttttgatgaACTCAACGTCCGTTTCAACGACAGTAGCTGCAAATTTATCCACAACTCCAAATAAACATACttcaaaaagacaatattcctggTTTAGTCCATATTCCTTCCTCTTTATATGAATTATTAAAAGGTGATATTCCAATACGTGTATGCTGTTTAGTAGTGAATTATTACGATGATCCAGCTGTATATGAAAATCATTTAGTCTGTGTGTTATATGCAACATATGTACAATACTACACTATTATTTAAAAACCCTGAAGGACTTATGAAACAGCACTCAGGTTTGAATAAAGCCAAACATCAGTGGAATGGAGTTCATTAATGACAAGACTGACACCTACTACcagttcaaacacacacacacacacacacacacacacacacacacacacacacacacacacacacacacacacacacacttacttctAAAATGCTTTGTTCAGCATCATCTGTGGTTTGTTTCCTTTTAAAGGTACACCAtttggccctgatcacacagagagtgttttagcagctggaggctcCTTTTTGTAAGCTTTTTGCTCGCAGTTTTTATGTTGCAATGCGTCTCACGTATCTGCGCTCTAGGCACCTGGTGTTTTTGCCACAGCGCTCTGAACTCTTCAAGTTGAAAAAACACCTCAGAGCGGAAGAACACCCCACATCATCTGGTTTCGTCATGGTCACgaaaacaagtttacagttggtaaacaatggaggagaaactggtggtagcagtagCTGGCCAGAGCTATATGGCCCAACGAtggacagcaggttgtcaaactgcccagagtcatcctaaaataagtCTGGAAACGGCATCATGGAGAAGTTgttcctggaccaactggtggtacttcccatgatccaccctcttttttagggtctcatgtacccacacagatctctgtttccctgtgcccaacaaattttgctgacagcctctcaccctcaaccagagctacagcaagtaccctctgcctcagcattttaggaactagatactaattactgggGGGAAAAACAGATTGGTTACACTggaaggttagtgtaaggacGTGTTGGTGCAGtccctggcaacaataaaaaagtgCAAGCGGTGCGCCTcgcgttttgcaacctgcaaaatacTCCCTGTGTGATCATGGCCAAAAACCTTCTTTCTGTTTTAGCACTGCCACAACATGTTGACAATGCCTCTTTGATTTTGACACAAATGCTATTGATTCTCATAGTTGAGACTGTGACTAATGGACATTTCTATCTGTCCATTCAAGTCATGGTACTACCAAcaaagtgctgcagggatgagtcctaaaacctgaaaATCAGTTAGCATTTTTTGCACCTCaggttccctcgtctcaaagtttTTTGGttggatgcctgaaataaggtctgtggttcacACAAGTAAATACCCCAGGTTGAAGGGGTCATTAAAGGTATACTCcacccatccattttcatccgcttatctggggctgggtcgtgggagcagcaggccaagttaagcaccccagacgtctctctctccccagcaatgctttccagctcctcttggggaccccaaggtgttcccaggccagatgagatatgtaatccctccagcatgttctgggtctgccggggcctcctaccagtgggacatgcccagaacatctctaatgggaggcacccaggaggcatcctgatcagatgcctgaaccacctcaactggcctgttttgatgtgaaggagcagcggctctactctgagctccctctggatgtctgcgctccttaccctatctctaaggctgagcccagacaacccactaggcctgtcacgataacaaattttgctgggcgattaattgcgtcagaaattattgcaataagcgataatattgcgtaatattgtgcttttaagaccattgttattattgttgtaattttgctgtttttagaacattttttaaacttatttaaacttatataatgataataaaggcatgtagatgcaagtacacccttttaaagagaaacaaacatttatttaacaagaatatttaggaatgcaaaaaataaaatttaaatatccgaaataacacgtaaaaatattgaaataaatgcaaaaaaaatggactgtcagtctctcactctctggtGTGCGGTTAAGTTGGTTGTATtcactctttttgttgagatggttttagaataaacccggcacaccggctcgcccaaattactgggctcccctctgtcatttggtttaaatccaaaccactcccacacaggggccgtggcatttggtttaggaacaagttccacatctttctcttacgctcaactctctgttttcttcttggcctcgtctccccctcatgaagactgcactgtgtgtgtgtgtgtgtgtgtgtgtgtgtagcccataggcccgcctcccccacagagacaaagacactcgatgacaagagctttccctccgttcattacactaatgaaccaactcacctggctgccacacgatgcacggcagtgaacgctcttgCCGTCCAGTTTCTTTGGTGGAGGGAGACgagaaaaacaaacacgcatgagTACGGCAATTAATCGTGGCCGGAAAAGTTACCGtctcccttttaatttaccgtgcaattaacCAACTTATCGCATATCGCAACAGGCCTACACCCCATGGAAGAAACtaatttcagccgcttgtatctgcgacctcattgcctgcatcactgcagacaccatGCCAAAACGCTGATCCATCTCAGgatccattctaccctcactcgtttacaacataaacttttgtttaccACAGAGGTTactttctgcaataatccaaaatccaatgaaaaaaatcccacaGGCTTTTTACTGAGGGAACCACGGCACTGGTAACTTCCGGGTTGGTCTACAAATaaacgtcatccctgcagcacttcaATACAAACTTTTAAGGAAAACCGAAGGAAAAACTCACACTTTCACAAACCAGTACTGGAGTCCCTCTGACCAAAAACCATCTTATGCACAGATAGAAAGAATATCAACAACCATAATTTCCATAAATGGCGTTTCAGAACACAAAGCAGTGTTACTTGTTTTGTCGTCCATGTGTGGGACTTGAGGAGAGTTGCTGATTATTGATGGTAAGGGCACTTGAGGTTGTGAAAAGCAACAAGGAAGCTTGAGACATCAACGGCAGGACGATCTGCGGAGCACCTCCTCATCCTGTCAGCACTCCAGACTGAACTTTGAGGTGGCCTGGACACACAGGTAAAGGGGCTTTCACCCCTTTTATATTGTAATTAGTAAGATAAATATGATGGGGAGAGCACTGACACTAGGCAACAAAAATGTGGTGGGAGGGAGGTGGTCTGTCCTTCAGAGCCTGAGCTCCCATCAGGTCTGTGTGAatcagggtcagaggtcagggccATGTCACATGCTGGATCTTTTTCTTCACCTCTGGAGACTTCACTGCACCCTGGAGAGATGGAAGATGAAACACCAACAGGTATTACAAAAGAGTCAGACAAATAATTCATGCCACAGCTGTACTTCAATGTCTTACTCATCCATCAGCATACCAGTGTCAATGATTTATGACCACTGCCAAGGAGGTTTCAGTTtggtttgtcagcaggattatggaAAAACCCCTGGCCCAATTTTTATGAAACTTAATGGAAGAGTGGAGCATATACCAAGGAAAAACATATTACACTTTGAAGCAGATTCAAATCACGGGGCAGATACActtattatttttcacttgGCGTTGGTGATGTAAAACAGATTTCTTTCTTAACACATGATACATGTTAGAAAACAATTGTTGAAAATATGCGAAGAGACCATGAACTATGGCCTGTGGAGTTCGACTGGTTTCTCACCATTTCTGTGTCAAGGATTTTTTGGGCGTGCCTTAAATTATGGTACAATGATGCACTGGAGCCATTCTTAGCATAACTTCTCCCCTACTATACGAAACATTAGAACGCATGGAATCAGTGTCATTTCATTCATCTGGTTTGAGTGGCAAGGTTAGGTCCACGCTCTACCAGCTCTCTTTGCTCTTTCAGTCTAAAAttacatgaataaacatcttTGTTAGATGCCACAATcataaaacacaagcaaaatagCCATCGCTAAAGTACCTTTTAAGCCCAAAGATTCGCAacgagacaaaactgttttagaacgttgcagagaaaagttgcagcggtgtgaactggccgtctgagctcgactcaagccggatgatggtgtcacctgcaactcagctggtcaaatcgctggCGGATGGtttgtgctaatgttagctgctgttagctgctaacaagaGTCTGTTGCTTCACAGCGGCTCATTCTTCAGCTCAGTGCCTACAGTGGATACAGCTCCAGTGTTTCAGAGCAGAGATTACtgcacattttttaattattttgaagCTTAATTTAATACATGTGGCAATTTTTTAATCATAACTTGGCTGGGTTGATAATGACACACTTTTCTGTGATTTGACTTATTCagaacacatatttattttgctTTACCCAGAATTCTACACGCAAAAAAGGGGCATATGGCCTTGGCTGAAGTCTCCAAGTGCCCTTATGGTGAAATTCCATAATAATCTGCTATCATGAGTTTTCAGTTTTGCACAGAAAAATGGTTGGGTTACTAAGAAATGCTCTTTTTTGTCTGACAGGTTTTCCCCCACATGATTCGATCTCTGGAAAAACCCATTAATTTTGGAGCAGATTCGAATCACAGGgtggacacacacatttttccacTTTCATTAGCATTGTGAAAAAAGGGCACTTGGAGGTCTCTGGGTGCTCCTAGTTAAATTTATGGATTTATAATAAGTTGCAATCATGAGTTTTCGGTCTTGCGCATATTATGTTCGaattaacattattattttctttctggcaGTGTTGCCCCGACATGGCTTGATATCTGTGTTTCAGCTCTTTAAAACCTAAAGAGTAgtataatgtaataaataaaacagtatgGATTATTATGCACATTTTCCCTGATTAACACGGTAAACCTCTGTGTAATACATAACCAAGGTGACATAACAAAAAGTTCTTACCGAGCTGTTTGCTTCCCGTTTGAGGTTTGCCACGTCAGCGCTGCAATGAAcggatgaggatgaggaagatGTGTTTCCAGACAGCTTGCGGATTGGGTTGGACAGGTTTGCAGCAGGAGGAGGTTTTAACCTGTCAGTAATTCCTGTTGACGCGGTGGTTCcctctggtttctttacttTAAGTGGGCCATGGTGAGAGGAAGTGCCGTCAAACACAATCAGGGGCCTTTTCCTATTGTGGTCGTTACTGGAACTGGAAATTaccaaacaacaataacaacaataatcaaTCATTTACACTCAAATGGATTAAAACCATGTTGACAGTAAGGGCTCTGTTTGTCAAGCAGGTGCACAGGGAGAAGCACTGGCATCTTTTTCTGAGGCTCACTGAGATTACTGCCTCACCTATGCCAGTTTGGTGCTGTGGTGACTCAGCATACTTTGGAGTGGGAGGATGGAGACACAGGGTGAAACACTACCGATCCAGCCCACTGTAATCTTGGTACCAAAAGAGACCTTCTACGGTATCCTACTGTATTACTCACATGAGATCCACAGAACACACTTACAGACACTGACCTTATAAATCTTGGTCAAGTATCGGCCAGCTGTGACTGATCCACACTGAATACACCAACCTAGTTTTTAATGTCACAGCACCCTGTGCCTCAGGTCACCTTggataaaaatgtttctgatttGTTCCACGCGGTGAGATATACAGCTCTTAAATTTGTAAAGAAGAGGAGAACACTGGATTAGGATTGACAGTTGGTATCAGCAGGCACCCTGAGTTGAGGAATCTCAATCTGTTATCCACTGGATGATGCAGACTACGTCATCCAGCATTTGGCTgatggctggtgctaatttccaaccctgggtAGGAGTAGACTAGCCATATTGGATATTCTCTTTGATTAAAGTGGTAGATTTATGAGAAAAAACTCCCAAATGTACTGCAGAGAGTCAGGTGATATAgtatagagcagtggttcccaactggagtccagatttgtccttagtcATCAGTtgaaggtccacacagtttaaagtattcagcgtcatacttgtgtttggccatgttgccaaactagtttgctgtctctgtcaagtagctgtcagtTAGTCAGTCACTCTACAATAGGGAACAGCACCTTCCTACACAtatattcactgtacttcaaaataaagtgttttttacaaacatgacacttccgcgagtcacttgcggcccATAAAGAATAAtgctgtgacccaccagttggccATTCACACCCTGGGTGGCACTGTTGGCTATGAACACCTGGGTGCTATTAGCATCCTCCTTACATTATTGGATGCTAATTACTGATTCATTTGAGTGTTCATCAGGTTAATGATGCAGCTGGTGAGGGTTTATCCATGTCTACAATAATGCATCATAACTTTTGTATTGATTATATTtcatctgaatctgcaaaaGTAACTTATTTATCAAATCCCCACATCTGAATTACACTCCCTGTGAGATGCAGTGGAGGGGACGTATTAAGTGGGAGAACATAGAAATACTATAAATAAGTAAACTGCAAGTCTCTAGAGATTGTACTGAGTCGCAGTACttgtgtaaatgtatttagttactGACTATCTGCATATTAAATCACAGTGGTGTTCATGCTGAGACCCTCCAGTGCAGACACCGGTACCTGTCTGACCGGTGGCCGGCCGATGTCTGCCTCCCCCGGCTCTTCTCCATCTTCTTGCCCCAGCGGCTGTTGGGTAAAGTCCTCTGCGGCAGCGGGATGACGTGGCGGAGGTAAAGCTCCGTGAGCCGGTCCCGACTCTCACAGCCTCTGGTGCTGACATGTTtctgagtcacacacacacacacacacacacacacacacacacacacacacacagagagagagagagagagagagagagagagagagaagaagtgTTAGTTAGCTCATGACAGACATTAGTCTTATCTTCGTTGCtgatgaaacacacagacagttagCCGGTATGCTAACATGATGTGTCCTTCCTTTATCTCCGCATTAAATGACACTTTCTACATTTACCTGTCAACATTAACTCACCTCAGTTAGTATGAGCTGCATAAAATCCTGAGACAGCAGCTCGGGGTGCAGTAAGAGGTCCACATCTGAGGTACCGACATCCTTTCCATCCTGCCCTGTGAAGGTCGCCATATTGGATGCTTGTCTTCTCCCAGCATGCACCGCGTCATAACAACACGGCATGTTTGAGTAATGATGCCTGCGCGCTTTTATGCCTGTTGGAAAATATCTGTTCATTGTTTAATGTTAGAAATGAACAGTGTTGGGAGAAATATTCAGAatatttactaaagtaaaaGCACTAAtatcacactgtgaaaatactccattacaagtacaAATACTACATTAAAAACCTTACTGAATTAAAAGTACTGTGAAAATACTGCATTACAAGTAAAAAATACTACATTAAAAAccttactgaagtaaaagtatgtaagcCAAGGAAGTATCAGTGAAGTTAATTTAAGtataaaaaagttaaattattCATTGTGCAGTCAAAAcgtgttgggtagtttaatatacagtacaagaTCATCGTGCGTTTGTGGTGTCACTGTCCTGTGTGAGTCATGCATCTATAGGAAGTCAACTTATCATGGTGTCTGGAAAACAACCTTATATTCAGCTCTGTGACAATGCATTTTCCAGCAGATCTAAGAGggttttttaaacagtttatttagGCTAAGAGG
Encoded here:
- the lg13h2orf49 gene encoding ashwin → MATFTGQDGKDVGTSDVDLLLHPELLSQDFMQLILTEKHVSTRGCESRDRLTELYLRHVIPLPQRTLPNSRWGKKMEKSRGRQTSAGHRSDSSSNDHNRKRPLIVFDGTSSHHGPLKVKKPEGTTASTGITDRLKPPPAANLSNPIRKLSGNTSSSSSSVHCSADVANLKREANSSGAVKSPEVKKKIQHVTWP